ACTCAATAAATATATGGATCCTTTAAATAGTccaataattaatttttaatttaatttaattagttCTGTCACTTTAATGATCAGAAACATATAGCCAGCTATAACTAAACAGACCAACTAATTTAGTACTTTTATATAAGGACCACCTAACTTGATCATTTAAAACCTTGTTAAAATGAGATGTTGCTGTAAATTACTGCATATGGCTGAATGGTTCACCTATCAGTCTTTTTTTTATCCACAGTATTACTGCAAAGCACAAGGAACTAGAAGGGCTGAGCCAGGCTTCAGCAGAGTACCAGGTTCTGCAGATTGTGTCAACACTGGAGAACTATGGGGTAGAGTGGCACTCAGTGAGAGACAGTGAAGGGCAGAAACTTCTCATTGGTGTTGGGCCTGACGGCATTTCCATCTGTAAAGATGACTTCAATCCCATTAACAGGTAAGTTCCTGGGGCGAAAGAATCTCATCTTCTGACTTTTCTGTGAGCTATACTTTGGTTCTATACCTATATAATCAAAACTGTGGTATTCTAAAGGAAGTGTGTTTAAAATCTTTTGTATCTTTGTGTTCTGGTTGGACCATGCAAGAGCTTCCAAAGCATGCAGTGCCTGGGGATTTATCCACTTCTGATAGCCTTTTCTTCAGGAGACCATTGATTTAAAACGCTGTGTTTGGGGCTATACAAATAAATTATGTGCTTCCATGGGGACTGTATTAGTGGTATAGCTGTCCTGTACTTGTTCAGTGTAGCATTTTCAATCTAGCATTATAGAAGATTGGGAAGGCCTCTTGTTTGCAAATGTAGCTGTTAATTTCTTCTGGGTAGTCTTAGAGGACGTTTCTCATAGTACAATATGTGAGTGGCTGTAGAAATTGTCTTAATTTTTAGAAGGAGaataatcccccctccccccgcgcgcACACTACTCATCATTTTCTATTCACATTTAGGATTGCTTATCCTGTTGTTCAAATGGCAACCCAGTCTGGGAAGAATGTGTATCTGACAGTCACCAAGGAGTCTGGTAATAGCATAGTTCTCTTGTTTAAGATGATCAGTACCAGAGCAGCAAGTGGACTGTACAGAGCAATAACAGAGACTCATGCATTTTACAGGTTTGTATTACTAGTGAGTAAACCATTCTTCCTACCTTTTCAACAGCAGTTGAGTCAGTATTTAAACTTGGCACTGGATTATAGGTATTTGACACTTCCTCAGACTACCTTGCATTTTAGATATTCCCCTGCAGAATTCCATCATATCTTTGCTGCTACTCCTGGACACACAACACCAGGAATGGTATGAAACAAAATTCAAGCATAGTCCTACTTTGCTTCTGTTACATCCAAGAGCTGGATAGATTCTTATTGTTGAGGTTTTCTGGGGTGAGAATATACAAGATATTTCTCTGCACTACTACAATATACATAGCATTTCCTCAGAATGAGAACTAAATCAGTTTCTAATAGATACCTCAGTAAGCAGTAGACACTAATATATGCtagaaatgaaaacaagtttaTAATTTATGGAAAACATCAAAATAATCTATAGCTTCATTCctctaattctgtttttaaaaatccttgcaaATACAGCTGTCATATATAGAAACAAAATTATGTAAGCTAACCATGCTGTGGATCTTCCATCCTTCGcgggtgtctgagctcagggaACAAATAAGATACATTGAGGTTTCAGTATTAACCAAGTTTTTCACTTGTCTCATGGGTTTGTCTTGTAGGTGTGACACTGTTACTAGCGCTGTCATGATGCAGTACAGTCGAGATTTAAAGGGTCACCTAGCATCCTTGTTCCTGAATGAAAACATTAATCTTGGCAAAAAGTATGTCTTTGACATTAAACGAACATCAAAGGAGGTTTATGATCATGCGAGGAGGACTCTTTACAATGCTGGTATTGTGGATCTTGTTTCAAGAAGTGACCAAACGCCACCAAATTCTCCCCTTAAGTCTTCAGAAAGTAATATGAACTGTGACAGCTGTGAGGGTCTCAGCTGCCAGCAAACAAAAGCTCTTCAAGAGAAGTTGCGGAAGCTGAAGGAGTCTATGCTATGTATGGTGTGTTGTGAGGAAGAAATAAATTCAACCTTTTGTCCCTGTGGCCACACAGTATGCTGTGAGACCTGTGCTGCCCAATTGCAGGTAATTGCAATGTCACTTGGGACATTCCATATTAATGTGTTAAACAGCTGATTTCACTTTACAGTTCATTTTTTACAAGTATAATTAACTGATCTTGACCAATATACTCAGCAAAGTTTGCTTTGGTATTTAAACTCAGTTTGCATAATGTCTTAGTTCACAATGTTTAGATGATAAGCTAAATAGGTGAGGCTGTATTGTGAAGAAAGACAACATAGGTGAGGTAATTTATTGGactagcttctgttggtgaaagacaagtttttttgagcttgcacagagctcttcaggtctggtaTAGTATGTGGTCATTACTTTTGATGTAAATTAAGGCATTTTTTGCAGAGAAGTTAGGAATCAGTGGCATGGAAGTTTCTTGTGGTGTCATGTTAGAAATATAGAGACAGATCTGAATACTTCAGTCTCACCAACAATGTTTATTCATTAAGATGATGACTTTGTGCTCATGAGACATATAGGGTCTCCGAAAATTGTGGTGAAGGAGTGTTCCCTAATACTTTCTATCTTCTCTCCAGTCATGCCCAGTTTGCAGGTCTCGGGTAGAGCATGTCCAGCACGTGTATTTGCCAACCCACACCAGTCTTCTCAATCTGACAGTGATATGATCATCATGTACTTTTTACAAACTGCACTAAGATGAACTACAGCCATTGATTGTGAAGAAGGCAATCACTCCAGCTCCTGCCTACAATGagaagcaaaactcccactacaCCTTTGGGTCGTGGAGGGGTCAATATTCTCTGTTCAGCATGCCCAAGAAGATGGTTTGGGGTCATCCTGTGAAAACAGAACTCTAAATAAATTCATGTCATCTAAAGGATGAAAAAGTTCTTCTTGATGCATGAGCTTGCAATGTGGCAATATTGCCAAAAGCTAGGTAATTCTGGGGAATGGGGTGTAAAGTCAATTTGATATACCCAGCAGGGATATTTCAATATGTAGTTTTACACATTTTGTAATTGGTTTtaagtttttttattttgttcctttaGTGTGATCACTCCATTATTTTAATAGCAAAACTAGTTTTTTACAAATTTATACATCAGTTTTATTATGTTCATAGTTTCTGTGTTTAGTAAATTGTTCTGAAGTGAggggaaactattttaaaaatcaggtatttttaaaaacctgaggttgcaaggctttaagcaagcagTTGTATTTAAATCAGCAATCTAATCAAAGCTTAATTCAAATCAATGATAATTTTGGAAGTGTTCTTTACAGCAAATTTTAATTTCTGGATGTTGAGGGGTTAGTCAGGAAAGTCTCTCCTGCTTAGTAATGATGCTCCACTGAGGAAATGTTCTGGGGCTTTGCTTGCAAATCAAAAGGGAAGACCATTTCCACTTGGGAAGGATGTAAGTTAGCCAACCCTAGAGATGTGTCCAGGTTGCCACAAATTCATCTGTCATCCTATAAATCTGCCTTACCTGTGGAGGCTGATTTTGCTTGAACTATCAAAAATCCATTTTGGCCTAAATAGTGTTAAACGTTGTATAATTTAAGTGCTTTCATAAGTTTATTTTTTGAGTTGCTTGATTATCTATCTTGCTAAAACTCTTTATCTTCCACCCCCCATTTGGGCATTTTGGACTTCAGTCAACTAGTGTATTCTCCATGATTTAGAGGAAACTAGAAGAGCATATTTGGGTGCAAtactagctaaattaaagctagaaAACTACACTGTCACTTTACTGAGATTTTCTGAGTATACTTTTCATATTGCCTTAATGTAGCAGTAATGTGTGTTTATGCATTTGTTTCTTTGCACAgacattttgtcaaaatattaAAACTCTACTTTTTTATCGCACATATTAGCATATAAACCTTACTCCAAGAggtatttattttttcactttgtAAAGAAATTTTGTTTCCACATGAAGCAAGAACTCTGTCCTATATTGTAGACAACTTCTGTCTTTTTATATTCAGGTTAATAAAGGACTTTAAATCAGATGTCTTTCTACATTATTGATGGTATTTGGAAGTCTGCTTATTAGCTTTGTTGTGAGAAATCCTGCCATGTCGTACATAATTTAATCCATTCCTTTGCAGTTATCATATTGTCCATTTTTTTCATAAACCTGCATATTTTGGGACTCATCTAAGGGGTACTGACCATTTGTAACTGCCATTCAGGGTAATGGTGCTTAAAATCTTTCTGGATCAGACCCTTCTCTTTTGTTTCCTCTCTTGAGCTAACTGGAGGAGGAAGCTTTTTTCATGTTGTAGCTACCTTTTGCTTTCAAATGATATGGCCTAAAACACCTCACTAGTTGGAGGGTCCTTAATTTTTCTTATAGAAACATTCAGAGGAAATACAAGGTTTTTGTGAGTAGAAACTAAAAATGTAAGATACTGTTTGACCTAAACAAGCTTCTTACAAGATTTAGAATTTAAACTTAGAGTTTCGTCAGTCCAACTGAAGCATTTAACATAAATCCTTTTTACACTAGTGTGTAGACATTTAGAAATTTTTTAAAGTTGAGTCACTAGTCATCAGCTATATCACTCTTCAGTTTTGAAGGCTTCATTAGCATCACTTATCCTATTGAAGCTAAAATCTTTCCACATTTGGCCTCCACCTGAACACAGTTTAAATTGACAATCCCAGGAACCTTATTACTTGAACCTATTAATGTCACCTTAGAGCAAATGAAACAATGGTATTTCAACTCAAAATAGTGTAGTAGGTGAATGTAATTTCATGGAATTTTAATATGTATAGCAAATCATAGTGGCCATTTCTAAGTACTTTGGAATGGCTAAGCCTGAACCAAGCACTGTACGTACTTAtgcttgcttttattttaagCAGTTACATCTCCAAAAGACCACCATGGTTAAGGTGGATAGGAGAACTACAGTCCCTCTTGAAAGCTGAGGCAGAACTTAAGAGACTTCTCTGAAGAGTTGTTCAGGGCTGCCTCTACCTCTTATGCTACTTAAGATGAAGTAGCAGTTGTCGCTGgttgaagatactgaacaaattATTGCTGGCCAGAGACTAGCTGTCAGACTTCAGCCCGCCTTGCTGCAGACTAATATATCTTCTTCTGTTGCCAGATACGCTATTAGCAGCGTATGTCTTTGTACTGTTGTCAGTCTCAGCTGTGAGGGGAGTGAATCAGGTTCAGACTACAGTGATGAGTATGATGTAAATGCTTGGAGCTAGATCTATGGGACTGAATCAGTAATGCACAGATCACTTCTCCAAAGATAGGTTCACATTTCTTTTCAAGGAAAATTCTTTTTGTTGAATTCAAAAAGCTTCCTCAGTCGCTGGCAAATATATTCAAGACCTTGGTATCTGACTGATTTCCTTTTAATACTTGGAGTTTTGAGGACCAAGGAGTACAGAGTAACTCTCCTATCCTTAAGAGTGTGGAGTGCTTTATCTGTATTCAAGCTTAAGAGCTCACAATACTTGAATAGTAAACCTGTGATGGTTGTCTGACCATGAGAACTGTAATCGGGGTTCTGCGCATTGTAACGTCTGTGGCCACCAAATAAGCTGCCATGTCAGGCATTTAAAATAGCCTACAAGGTTGTCTTTGCCATGTGTTGCCCTTCTGACATGATCTCTCAAGTTCTGCTCTGGTATTTTGTGGCAGTTTATCCAGAAAGGGTGGTGGTCTGTCTTATGTTAAATTGTATTTTGCCAAGCAAACTTGAAAATGCATGTCTGTAGTGTCAGAGTAGGGTTTTCTGATTAGCAGATTCCCTTGTCATGGTGTGTGTGTTTAGGTGTCTAGGATTTGGGAGTCCAAACTTTTTCCCCCTACACTGGAGAGAAAAGTTACTAGTTTGTATGGGGTGGGAGTAGACATACTTCAGGCTCTTGTATGGAACTTGGTTCCTTTTAGCTGACCACTTGCAAgttattcctttttctttctggagAAAATCTAACTCGTGATGAATGGTTGGAGTGGGTAATTCACCCTTTTAGTTTTATGGGAACTAGTAACTGCAGCCTATCCACTTCTTAACATGATACTGTAACTAtagacagctttttaaaaacttaaaagaCTTAGCACTGGAGAGAGAGCTATATACTTGTTAACACTGTTCAGAAACTAGAGCTTGGCCAATACCTAACTTTTCAGTTAACTGGCAGTTCCCATAAAGTTGGTGTGATCCAAAAAATTCTTGGTGAATTGTTTGACTTCAGATAAAAGTTGTCAGCTTTTCCAGTGTTTCATTTCCACACATTAaccttttttaataaaagcaaaggaaatgaagggttTGATGTACAAAACCAGAGCTGGAAGTGCTACTGATGTGCTCAGTCgttggggcactcacctggagCAGGGACTCGAAAAGGTTGTGAGTGCCCTAACCTGCAggttattggctattctggggtgggtctccactattgaagctgttccagtgtGTATAAATAATCATTGGCACAAAGACCGAGGGCCTAAGCACTAGGTTGTAAATATTCTCTCTTGACCTGTACCTATTTAAgtatttgtataaaatacttcTCAGCTTCTGGGCAGAAGTCTTTTACTAATAGACTGACAAAAGTATCCAAAGATCAGGTTTTATGCAGCGACAACCATTTAACATAAGCGTCTTCCCCTGTTAAGAGCTTGGTGCACAGGTACCTGAAGTGAAAGTACTGTCATCCCTGAACTAGAAGGTAATCTTTCCTACTCTTAACATTGAAACGTTTGCATTTATAAAACATGATCACTACCACAGCTTGTGTATTCGCATAAACAAATATACAACACAAGCTATCCTCTTCATTGCCTTTAGTTACATCTTTGAGGTGAAAGAATAGTCTACCACACCAGCCTGAAGTCCAAAACAAAGAACTTGCCACCTAAGTAGGTATCCTAAAGTAGCTAGTTGGTTCAGTGGACAGCAGTGTCTCAGTGATAGAATCTAAATCCCTGTATCACAAGAAAGCTGGCTAAAACTGATAACCAAATTGTAAATTAACATCAGGCTGGATTGTTTTAAGTCAAGGTGGTTTAAGTAATTGGTaatctttttccatttttattttttcttttctaaagaaaggtgcattttcATTAGTCCATATACTaattgatttacaactaaataagCCTTTATACTAGATTTGGTATATCGGGTGAGCTAGGAAGGTACAACTAATTTAAG
The window above is part of the Chelonia mydas isolate rCheMyd1 chromosome 2, rCheMyd1.pri.v2, whole genome shotgun sequence genome. Proteins encoded here:
- the LOC102937318 gene encoding E3 ubiquitin-protein ligase MYLIP isoform X1, yielding MSAPAMLCYVTRPDAVVMEVEVEAKANGEDCLNQVCRRLGIIEVDYFGLQFTGSKGESLWLNLRNRISQQMDGLAPYRFKLRVKFFVEPHLILQEQTRHMFFLHIREDLLAGNLQCSSEHAIELSALLAHMKFGDYNQNTAKYSYEEMCAKELTTATLDSITAKHKELEGLSQASAEYQVLQIVSTLENYGVEWHSVRDSEGQKLLIGVGPDGISICKDDFNPINRIAYPVVQMATQSGKNVYLTVTKESGNSIVLLFKMISTRAASGLYRAITETHAFYRCDTVTSAVMMQYSRDLKGHLASLFLNENINLGKKYVFDIKRTSKEVYDHARRTLYNAGIVDLVSRSDQTPPNSPLKSSESNMNCDSCEGLSCQQTKALQEKLRKLKESMLCMVCCEEEINSTFCPCGHTVCCETCAAQLQSCPVCRSRVEHVQHVYLPTHTSLLNLTVI
- the LOC102937318 gene encoding E3 ubiquitin-protein ligase MYLIP isoform X2, producing MILLKSDSVCRRLGIIEVDYFGLQFTGSKGESLWLNLRNRISQQMDGLAPYRFKLRVKFFVEPHLILQEQTRHMFFLHIREDLLAGNLQCSSEHAIELSALLAHMKFGDYNQNTAKYSYEEMCAKELTTATLDSITAKHKELEGLSQASAEYQVLQIVSTLENYGVEWHSVRDSEGQKLLIGVGPDGISICKDDFNPINRIAYPVVQMATQSGKNVYLTVTKESGNSIVLLFKMISTRAASGLYRAITETHAFYRCDTVTSAVMMQYSRDLKGHLASLFLNENINLGKKYVFDIKRTSKEVYDHARRTLYNAGIVDLVSRSDQTPPNSPLKSSESNMNCDSCEGLSCQQTKALQEKLRKLKESMLCMVCCEEEINSTFCPCGHTVCCETCAAQLQSCPVCRSRVEHVQHVYLPTHTSLLNLTVI